One Succinispira mobilis DSM 6222 genomic window carries:
- a CDS encoding hemagglutinin repeat-containing protein yields the protein MSLGTSKSSSNSESYSQVSQGSSLQSQENLEITATAGDLTVQGSELSG from the coding sequence ATTAGTTTAGGAACAAGCAAAAGTAGCAGTAACAGCGAAAGCTATAGCCAAGTAAGTCAAGGTAGTAGCCTTCAAAGCCAAGAAAATCTAGAAATTACCGCGACAGCAGGTGATCTAACAGTCCAAGGCTCAGAGTTAAGCGGATAG
- the dcuC gene encoding C4-dicarboxylate transporter DcuC — protein MVWLGGLIVLLTFAGIVKKYETRMVLIAGGLLMCIVSGKIGAAVTSFTTSMVNPGLVTVICIVYGFSVVMKWTKCDAHMVHLIVKPLNSVKAIMIPGTIVITWLICIALPSAAGCAAAVGSILIPALMSAGVHPAIAAGSVMLGTWGGVLSPGGSHNAFMAKMVNTDVMSIIAVHTVPAIIGALVSIVVFTALAIYRKEHMGFHSENEIKDDDGFKVNYLWAIIPILPLILLVLGSKQVGVLPAISVPQAMLLGVIIAMAVTRQNPGEITKQFFGGMGEAFGSIIGIIIAAGVFTAGMKAIGLTDALIVAMKNSQSIAKVAASYGPFIIAILGGSGDAATLAFNGAITPHAKSFGMGVAQMGSLAQLSGALGRTMSPVAGAAIVCAQIAKVNPMEMSKRTALPMVVTATVIMFLLS, from the coding sequence ATGGTTTGGCTAGGTGGGTTAATTGTTTTGTTGACGTTCGCAGGAATTGTTAAAAAGTATGAAACGCGGATGGTGCTAATTGCTGGTGGTTTACTAATGTGTATTGTTTCTGGCAAAATAGGTGCTGCCGTAACCTCGTTTACGACTAGCATGGTGAATCCTGGTTTGGTAACAGTAATTTGTATAGTTTATGGATTTTCCGTGGTTATGAAGTGGACTAAATGTGATGCGCATATGGTGCATCTAATTGTAAAACCTTTAAATAGCGTCAAGGCAATTATGATTCCAGGGACAATTGTAATTACTTGGTTGATTTGCATTGCGCTTCCAAGTGCTGCGGGTTGTGCTGCGGCGGTTGGTTCGATTTTAATTCCCGCACTTATGTCGGCTGGTGTGCATCCAGCTATAGCGGCCGGTTCAGTTATGTTAGGTACTTGGGGTGGAGTGCTTAGCCCTGGTGGTTCACATAATGCTTTTATGGCCAAAATGGTAAATACTGATGTAATGAGCATCATTGCGGTGCATACGGTGCCAGCAATTATTGGCGCGCTAGTGTCAATTGTGGTATTTACAGCTTTGGCTATTTACCGTAAAGAACATATGGGTTTTCATTCAGAAAATGAAATTAAAGATGATGATGGTTTTAAAGTTAATTATCTGTGGGCGATTATTCCAATATTGCCATTGATTTTATTAGTTTTAGGTAGTAAACAAGTTGGGGTTTTACCAGCAATTAGTGTACCACAAGCCATGCTTTTAGGGGTAATAATTGCGATGGCTGTGACACGCCAAAACCCAGGTGAGATTACTAAACAATTTTTCGGGGGTATGGGTGAAGCTTTTGGTAGCATTATCGGGATTATTATTGCTGCGGGTGTGTTTACTGCGGGGATGAAAGCTATTGGCTTAACTGATGCTTTGATTGTTGCCATGAAAAATTCGCAAAGTATTGCTAAAGTAGCAGCAAGCTATGGTCCATTTATTATTGCGATCTTAGGTGGTTCTGGTGATGCGGCAACTTTGGCCTTTAATGGTGCAATTACGCCACATGCTAAATCTTTTGGGATGGGTGTAGCCCAAATGGGTTCTTTGGCACAATTAAGTGGGGCACTGGGCAGAACGATGTCTCCAGTTGCAGGCGCGGCAATTGTGTGTGCACAAATTGCTAAAGTTAATCCAATGGAAATGTCCAAACGGACTGCGTTACCAATGGTGGTAACGGCTACCGTGATTATGTTTTTACTTAGTTAG
- a CDS encoding ShlB/FhaC/HecB family hemolysin secretion/activation protein, with translation MGIKTVLIVLGLLIAGASSCIAAPSTNDVATQEILRNKIERQQELKRQQEEEQKRLQEPQVNLQKSKADIESLQFPEEKIMFPVNKIVITGEQARKFAWLEKDLQKYVNRKLGVQGINILAKYAQDKIMGRGFVTSKIVVPEQDLSTGRLELQLIAGKISKIRFDQEQQAGTWRNAFPTKAGKILNVRDLEQGLEQMKRVPNQDVKMQLVPAAKLGDTEVVIQVTRSKPWSIAVSLDDAGLEHMGRMQATSSFNLYNPSGLNDVLSYSLNDYYFKEQIPTASNKGYSLYYSIPYGNYSLSINKYQNRYHQRVNNLTPFISSGKSDTLEIELKRLLYRDQVRKYQGFVKIIQKDRHSYINDTEIGVQRQETTAYQLGVQHRQYIGESTLDTIIYYQKGVPWFGAAPGLTDTEAGKLTTRYSLWSASLNLAKPLKLGKVKGRYNLNIKGQYTKDALYSSEQISIGGRYSVRGFDGEQSLLAENGIIIRNEISIPLANSSLEPYIGLDCGRVWGAASEYLLGNSLMGTVVGIRGTVGKNISYDAFIGAPLHKPKGFKTAKTALGFQITCQI, from the coding sequence GTGGGAATAAAAACAGTATTAATAGTTTTGGGGCTACTAATTGCGGGAGCTAGTAGTTGTATAGCCGCGCCTAGTACGAACGACGTGGCTACTCAAGAAATATTACGCAATAAAATTGAGCGGCAACAAGAATTAAAAAGGCAACAAGAAGAAGAGCAAAAGCGATTACAAGAGCCACAAGTGAATTTACAAAAGTCAAAGGCAGATATTGAAAGTTTGCAATTTCCTGAAGAAAAGATCATGTTTCCAGTCAACAAAATAGTAATAACTGGCGAACAAGCTAGGAAATTCGCTTGGTTAGAAAAAGATTTGCAAAAGTATGTAAATAGGAAATTAGGGGTACAGGGCATAAATATTTTAGCTAAATATGCTCAAGATAAAATAATGGGCAGAGGTTTTGTTACAAGTAAAATCGTAGTGCCAGAGCAAGATTTAAGTACAGGCAGGCTAGAGCTACAGTTAATTGCTGGGAAAATAAGCAAAATTCGTTTTGACCAGGAACAACAAGCGGGAACTTGGAGAAATGCGTTTCCAACTAAAGCAGGCAAAATTTTAAATGTGCGAGATTTAGAACAAGGTTTAGAACAAATGAAGCGGGTACCCAATCAAGATGTAAAAATGCAACTAGTACCCGCAGCAAAGTTAGGTGACACTGAGGTAGTAATACAGGTAACACGCAGTAAGCCTTGGAGTATAGCGGTTTCGCTAGATGATGCAGGTTTAGAACATATGGGAAGAATGCAGGCAACTAGTAGCTTTAACTTATATAATCCAAGCGGACTAAATGATGTGTTAAGTTATAGCCTAAATGATTATTACTTCAAAGAACAAATACCTACGGCTAGCAATAAAGGCTATAGCTTGTATTACAGCATACCTTATGGCAATTATAGTTTGAGCATCAATAAATATCAAAATCGGTATCATCAACGGGTAAATAATTTAACGCCCTTTATTTCTAGTGGTAAATCAGATACCTTAGAAATTGAATTAAAACGGTTGTTATATCGCGATCAAGTGCGTAAATACCAAGGGTTTGTTAAAATTATTCAAAAAGATCGCCATAGTTATATAAATGATACAGAAATAGGGGTACAAAGACAAGAAACTACAGCATATCAATTAGGGGTGCAACATCGGCAATATATTGGCGAAAGCACGCTAGATACGATAATTTATTATCAAAAAGGTGTGCCTTGGTTTGGTGCGGCACCAGGTTTGACGGATACTGAAGCTGGGAAACTGACAACGCGTTATAGTTTGTGGTCAGCAAGTCTAAATCTAGCTAAGCCTTTGAAATTAGGGAAAGTAAAAGGTCGCTATAATTTAAATATCAAGGGGCAATACACCAAAGATGCGCTGTATAGCAGTGAACAAATTAGTATTGGTGGTAGATATAGCGTAAGAGGATTTGATGGTGAACAAAGTTTGCTGGCTGAAAATGGAATAATAATAAGAAATGAAATAAGCATACCTCTAGCAAATAGTAGTCTAGAGCCATATATTGGTTTAGATTGTGGTAGAGTATGGGGGGCGGCCTCAGAGTATTTGCTAGGCAACAGTTTGATGGGCACAGTAGTAGGGATAAGAGGCACAGTTGGAAAAAACATCAGTTATGATGCCTTTATCGGTGCGCCCTTGCACAAACCTAAAGGTTTTAAAACCGCAAAAACAGCATTAGGATTTCAAATTACTTGTCAAATATAA
- a CDS encoding aspartate/glutamate racemase family protein: MGYHLNGNKLGVLGGMGPAAAAEFLRLLAVKAPASNDSEHPVVYMVGDTQIPDRSTAILGKGVCPQAQIRADLELLVSLGADILAVPCNSAHYFIDRFQQPLSKKLVHIVEETVLATKKASPAGAWMLSTLGTLQSGLYQKYADKHNLKLFLPNAVQAEQAQSCIHLIKANEFRQAAERMENLVQELWQKQDLLIMTACTELPLAYAASNLDKNREVSSLGALADACVRQLYSC; the protein is encoded by the coding sequence ATGGGCTATCATTTAAATGGGAATAAATTAGGGGTGTTAGGGGGAATGGGGCCAGCGGCAGCAGCAGAATTTTTACGCTTGCTAGCGGTTAAGGCGCCAGCGAGTAATGACAGTGAACACCCAGTAGTATATATGGTTGGAGATACGCAAATTCCCGACCGTAGTACCGCTATTTTGGGTAAAGGTGTTTGTCCACAAGCGCAAATTAGAGCGGACTTAGAACTATTGGTTTCGTTGGGGGCTGACATATTGGCAGTGCCATGCAATAGTGCACATTATTTTATTGATCGTTTTCAGCAGCCCTTGTCGAAAAAACTAGTTCATATTGTAGAAGAAACGGTATTAGCTACTAAAAAGGCTAGTCCGGCAGGCGCATGGATGTTATCAACTTTGGGAACTTTGCAAAGCGGTTTATATCAAAAATATGCCGATAAACATAATCTTAAATTGTTTTTGCCGAATGCCGTACAGGCAGAGCAGGCGCAAAGCTGTATTCACTTAATTAAAGCAAATGAATTTCGTCAAGCGGCTGAGCGCATGGAGAACCTAGTGCAAGAACTTTGGCAGAAGCAGGATTTGTTAATTATGACAGCCTGTACGGAATTACCGTTAGCTTATGCAGCCAGTAATTTAGATAAAAACCGAGAAGTTTCTAGTCTGGGGGCTTTGGCAGACGCTTGTGTGCGTCAATTGTACAGTTGCTAA
- a CDS encoding DUF401 family protein, whose translation MFLILFVLRKRQPIGLAMLAGGLSVWLLTGGQVEILTKSLSTVATMPRTYELIFALYFVMCLELQLRLSGTLDGLMSALQHWFKSERLTLVLMPAFLGLLPSLGGARFSAPMVENVGNKIALDAQGKTVINFWFRHVVEYINPINPGLILASAISMIPLSKLIGSMYWVSLAAIAVGWVCCIPRQKSIPTVQAEVLTPQENKQDVKEVSLALAPVVLNFILIVFFYVNPAIAMGVITLGMFLVLRFVGRPVNVFQVLTEAFDKKLILNVMSIIFFIQILTYTKTLEEVVRVLSNSPLPIAMVVGIISLLIGVLTGISQGHVAMVMPLVAAIAPQDIKLASLALVLGVAGQMITPTHLCFIVTLDYFKADFFKALRPVFVMQTLVVTIFLLGWSFM comes from the coding sequence ATGTTTTTAATTTTGTTTGTTTTGCGCAAACGCCAACCAATTGGGCTGGCGATGTTAGCGGGTGGCCTAAGTGTCTGGCTACTTACTGGTGGTCAAGTTGAAATTTTGACTAAATCGCTAAGTACGGTTGCGACTATGCCCCGCACTTACGAATTGATTTTTGCTTTGTATTTTGTCATGTGTCTAGAACTACAGTTAAGGTTGAGTGGCACCTTAGATGGGTTAATGAGTGCTTTGCAACATTGGTTTAAAAGTGAGCGGTTAACTTTGGTATTAATGCCCGCTTTTTTAGGCTTGTTACCATCTTTGGGTGGGGCACGTTTTTCGGCGCCGATGGTGGAAAATGTGGGCAATAAAATTGCCTTAGATGCTCAAGGAAAAACGGTAATAAATTTTTGGTTTCGGCATGTGGTAGAATATATTAATCCGATTAATCCGGGCTTGATTTTGGCTAGTGCCATTAGCATGATTCCCTTAAGTAAATTAATTGGCAGTATGTACTGGGTTTCTTTAGCGGCAATTGCCGTAGGTTGGGTTTGTTGTATTCCACGCCAAAAGTCCATCCCAACTGTGCAGGCAGAGGTTTTAACGCCCCAAGAAAATAAGCAAGATGTAAAAGAAGTGAGCTTGGCGTTAGCGCCGGTAGTCTTAAATTTTATTTTGATTGTGTTTTTTTATGTTAATCCTGCAATCGCTATGGGTGTGATAACCTTAGGCATGTTTTTGGTATTGCGTTTTGTCGGGCGGCCGGTAAATGTTTTTCAGGTGTTAACAGAAGCGTTTGACAAAAAATTAATTTTAAATGTGATGAGTATTATCTTTTTTATTCAAATTTTAACTTATACTAAAACTCTTGAAGAAGTTGTACGGGTGTTAAGTAATTCGCCGTTGCCGATTGCGATGGTGGTGGGAATTATTTCGCTCTTGATTGGAGTATTAACGGGGATTTCTCAAGGGCATGTGGCGATGGTAATGCCACTGGTGGCGGCGATTGCCCCACAAGATATTAAATTGGCAAGTCTAGCCTTAGTGCTGGGTGTTGCTGGGCAAATGATTACCCCGACGCATTTATGTTTTATTGTGACTTTAGATTATTTTAAGGCGGATTTTTTCAAGGCCTTGCGCCCGGTATTTGTGATGCAGACGCTGGTAGTGACAATTTTTTTGCTGGGTTGGAGCTTTATGTAA
- a CDS encoding histidine phosphatase family protein produces MAKCRIILVRHGETDWNREGRYQGQVDTDLSERGLAQGRLLAQALQVVPLDAVYASQLKRAYMTADFCAQLQGKTVQIDERLQEIAHGEWEGLLAEEVQGKYGELLKLWQTKPAQVLMPGGESLELIAKRSWQALNEIAQANLDKTVLVAAHDAINKVLVAQILGAPLDAFWQIKQDNTCINVLEYNESEQLWKIVLLNYTAHMGMLYSDIQQKGL; encoded by the coding sequence ATGGCTAAATGTAGAATAATTTTGGTGCGGCACGGCGAAACTGACTGGAATCGTGAGGGTCGTTATCAAGGGCAAGTAGATACGGATTTGAGTGAACGGGGCTTAGCCCAAGGTCGACTATTAGCACAAGCTTTGCAAGTTGTACCTTTGGATGCAGTTTATGCTAGTCAATTGAAACGGGCCTATATGACCGCTGATTTTTGCGCGCAATTGCAAGGCAAAACCGTGCAAATAGATGAGCGTTTGCAAGAAATTGCTCACGGTGAGTGGGAAGGGTTGCTTGCAGAAGAAGTGCAGGGCAAATATGGTGAGCTGTTAAAGCTTTGGCAAACTAAACCAGCGCAAGTGTTGATGCCTGGGGGTGAAAGTCTCGAGTTGATTGCCAAGCGGAGTTGGCAGGCGCTAAATGAGATTGCGCAGGCTAATTTGGATAAAACAGTACTCGTTGCGGCGCATGATGCGATTAATAAGGTCTTGGTTGCGCAAATTCTGGGTGCTCCATTAGATGCTTTTTGGCAAATTAAGCAGGATAATACTTGCATAAATGTACTGGAATATAACGAAAGCGAACAACTTTGGAAAATAGTACTTTTGAACTATACGGCGCATATGGGCATGTTATATAGTGATATCCAGCAAAAAGGTTTGTGA
- a CDS encoding hemagglutinin repeat-containing protein, which yields MCFGSDSKVQGSELSGKNISLKAQENIQILAGTNSNTSSSNSQTSSASIGVEVGVGGISGVNLAAAKQQGKIKENGTSYTASQITATDKLALETGKDLQVIGSQATAEQVQAKVGGNLEIASLQTKESYKEENQGASIGVSAKVKPTGNLGKGAITGGVNKGKINSDYQSVTEQAGIYAGQAGFDIQVGKNTDLKGAVIASEATAEKNKLSTGTLSYSDIDNKAEYQASSMGINVNTSGDAKYNEKGITPAIGIGAEGKAQSTTKAAIAPGTIEVRDNPNQDLSNLSRDTKGSLNQLGKIFDKKTIQERQELAKMFGELAYEQVHKLSVKELTKAQVALAIAQDKKPQDDKKIKELQAQVAAWSEGGSNKIALHSIVGGVMADLGGGNGFAGAVGAGLNEAVQDKLSKTFKNKPDLHQWASAIIGATAAKVVGGNAQTGASTAASGTKNNYLTLDQYEKLLEDCQAVANRGNALETYYENQKIDAAQEAAWFAAHKDENPIEVNGEKVYIPQLVGVDINGSKVYLSADGGKIVVDQKVIAPQFLQKALNNYNYESLPKGELYYVSTGVNIAGFGATITLSINSDGDTFQEVKLSYGKDKKFIEFSGIEKIINGRDLSYGEGKMFIKNPKKNFDEENVEDRLEQINTLIGVGVSGSANITVLDGGVSLAGNGNVIITRGYTASANNITGSVGANGGITITSYIGNRTGKEL from the coding sequence TTGTGTTTTGGTTCAGATAGCAAAGTCCAAGGCTCAGAGTTAAGCGGTAAAAATATTAGTTTAAAAGCCCAAGAAAATATCCAAATCTTAGCAGGCACCAATAGCAATACTAGTAGCAGTAACAGCCAAACTAGTTCGGCAAGTATTGGGGTAGAAGTAGGTGTGGGCGGTATTAGTGGCGTAAATTTAGCCGCAGCCAAACAACAAGGCAAAATCAAAGAAAATGGTACGAGCTATACCGCAAGTCAAATAACTGCAACCGACAAATTAGCACTAGAAACTGGCAAAGACCTACAAGTAATTGGCTCTCAAGCCACAGCAGAGCAAGTACAAGCTAAAGTCGGTGGTAACTTAGAGATAGCTAGTCTACAAACCAAAGAAAGCTATAAAGAAGAAAACCAAGGGGCTTCAATAGGGGTAAGCGCTAAAGTAAAACCTACGGGCAACTTAGGCAAAGGCGCGATCACAGGTGGGGTTAACAAAGGAAAAATCAACTCAGATTATCAAAGTGTAACCGAACAAGCAGGTATTTATGCTGGCCAAGCAGGGTTTGATATCCAAGTTGGCAAGAATACTGATCTAAAAGGTGCAGTAATTGCCAGTGAAGCTACAGCTGAGAAAAACAAATTGTCAACAGGCACATTAAGTTATAGCGATATTGACAATAAAGCGGAATATCAGGCTAGCAGTATGGGCATAAATGTTAATACCAGTGGTGATGCCAAATATAACGAAAAAGGGATAACGCCAGCAATTGGAATTGGGGCAGAAGGTAAAGCCCAATCTACTACTAAAGCAGCAATTGCCCCAGGGACAATAGAAGTTCGAGATAACCCTAACCAAGATTTAAGTAATTTAAGTCGCGATACAAAAGGAAGCTTAAATCAACTAGGGAAAATTTTCGACAAAAAAACTATCCAAGAACGGCAAGAATTAGCCAAGATGTTTGGTGAACTAGCCTATGAACAAGTACATAAACTTTCGGTAAAAGAATTAACGAAAGCCCAAGTTGCTTTAGCAATTGCGCAAGATAAGAAGCCACAAGATGATAAAAAAATAAAAGAACTTCAAGCCCAAGTTGCGGCATGGTCGGAAGGTGGTAGCAATAAAATAGCCCTACATAGCATTGTTGGTGGGGTGATGGCAGACTTGGGTGGGGGCAATGGTTTTGCTGGTGCAGTAGGTGCAGGCTTAAATGAAGCTGTCCAAGACAAATTAAGCAAAACATTTAAAAACAAGCCAGATTTACACCAATGGGCAAGTGCGATAATTGGTGCAACCGCCGCCAAAGTAGTAGGTGGTAATGCCCAAACAGGAGCAAGTACCGCAGCTAGTGGCACGAAGAATAATTATCTAACCCTGGATCAGTATGAAAAACTCCTAGAGGATTGCCAAGCGGTAGCTAATAGAGGCAATGCATTAGAAACTTATTATGAAAACCAAAAAATAGATGCAGCTCAAGAGGCCGCTTGGTTTGCAGCTCATAAAGATGAGAATCCAATAGAAGTTAATGGGGAAAAAGTTTATATTCCGCAACTTGTAGGCGTAGATATCAATGGTAGCAAAGTATATCTTAGCGCAGATGGTGGCAAAATAGTAGTTGATCAGAAAGTTATTGCACCGCAATTTTTGCAAAAAGCATTAAATAATTATAATTATGAAAGTCTGCCCAAAGGCGAACTTTATTATGTAAGTACGGGCGTGAATATAGCTGGATTTGGTGCAACCATAACTTTATCAATAAATTCCGACGGGGATACGTTTCAAGAAGTCAAACTATCCTATGGGAAAGATAAAAAATTTATTGAATTTTCCGGAATTGAAAAAATTATAAATGGAAGGGATTTATCATATGGAGAGGGAAAAATGTTTATAAAAAATCCCAAAAAAAATTTTGATGAAGAAAATGTAGAAGATCGGCTTGAACAGATAAACACATTAATTGGTGTAGGAGTTAGCGGCTCAGCAAATATTACAGTTCTTGATGGAGGTGTAAGTTTAGCAGGAAATGGCAATGTAATAATTACTCGAGGTTATACAGCTTCAGCAAATAATATAACTGGCAGTGTTGGGGCTAATGGCGGAATAACAATAACATCATATATAGGAAATCGTACAGGCAAAGAGCTGTAG
- a CDS encoding pyridoxal-phosphate-dependent aminotransferase family protein, protein MLNKKYLMVPGPTPVPERVLNAMNVPMINHRGVAYEGLFKSVVQDLKKVFNTQADILLYPAAGTGAMEASIVNLFSAGDKVLVVSIGVFGDRLAEIATSYGLDVEKLSFEPGQAIAAEKLAMRLQADINKEIKGILLTHNETSTGVTNDIENVIKVCGQHPALKVVDAVSALGAIPMQMDKWGIDVVFTGSQKALMIPPGIGLVAFGARAWAAYAQSTLPKYYWDAQKVKKSLEKWQNPYTPPVSLIFGLRESLNMIFEEGLENIAKRHELLAKAVRAAVKALGLELLADESVSSSVVTAIKAPANVSAKDIQKHLREVYGITVAGGQKTLEGKIFRIGHLGYASMADVFVVISMLEMTLQTLGVAVNLGAGVKAAQEVFLQAQ, encoded by the coding sequence ATGTTAAACAAAAAATATTTGATGGTTCCAGGGCCTACGCCAGTTCCAGAGCGGGTCTTAAATGCGATGAATGTACCGATGATTAATCATCGGGGTGTGGCTTATGAAGGGTTGTTTAAAAGTGTAGTTCAAGATTTGAAAAAAGTTTTTAATACGCAAGCAGATATATTATTGTATCCCGCAGCAGGTACGGGCGCGATGGAAGCTAGTATTGTTAATTTATTTAGTGCTGGCGATAAAGTTTTAGTTGTGAGTATTGGGGTATTTGGGGATCGTTTGGCAGAAATTGCCACTAGTTATGGTTTGGATGTTGAAAAACTATCTTTTGAACCTGGTCAAGCTATTGCCGCTGAAAAACTAGCGATGCGTTTGCAAGCAGATATTAATAAGGAAATCAAAGGAATTCTGCTAACTCATAATGAAACTAGTACAGGGGTTACTAATGATATTGAAAATGTAATTAAAGTGTGTGGGCAACATCCAGCTTTGAAAGTGGTTGATGCAGTTAGTGCTTTAGGGGCAATTCCGATGCAGATGGATAAATGGGGCATTGATGTGGTGTTTACGGGTTCGCAAAAAGCCTTGATGATTCCCCCAGGTATTGGTTTAGTCGCTTTTGGGGCAAGAGCTTGGGCGGCATATGCTCAAAGTACGTTACCGAAATACTACTGGGATGCGCAAAAGGTGAAAAAATCTTTAGAAAAATGGCAAAATCCCTATACGCCACCAGTGAGCTTGATTTTTGGGTTGCGCGAGTCGTTAAATATGATTTTTGAAGAAGGGCTAGAGAATATTGCTAAACGCCATGAACTATTGGCTAAAGCGGTACGGGCGGCAGTTAAAGCTTTGGGCTTGGAGTTGTTAGCTGATGAAAGTGTTTCCTCTAGTGTAGTTACGGCGATTAAAGCTCCTGCCAATGTTTCGGCGAAAGATATTCAAAAACATTTGCGTGAAGTTTACGGAATTACCGTTGCGGGGGGGCAAAAAACTTTAGAGGGTAAAATTTTCCGGATTGGTCATTTAGGTTATGCAAGTATGGCCGATGTCTTTGTAGTAATTAGTATGCTCGAGATGACTTTGCAGACTTTAGGTGTAGCAGTGAATTTAGGGGCGGGCGTAAAGGCGGCGCAAGAGGTGTTTTTGCAGGCTCAATAA